From the Fusarium oxysporum Fo47 chromosome X, complete sequence genome, the window CCTCATAACCGCTGGATTCTTCCAGTTGATCATCGCAACCGTTTATGATCACAACCCGGGTGCAATCGTTACCGGCAAGGTACTGGTCGCGCTTTCATGCTTCTACATGATGGCTTTCAATGTAAGTGTTTCGATATCTATGCAAAGATTGTGTTATTGACCTTCTCATTCAGGGCATGATTGCTCCATATTCATGGCTCGTTGCTGGCGAAATCCCATCACAACGCCTTCGAAGCTACACCTTCGGCCTTGCTGCAGCAGCAGGATTCCTTGGCGCTTGGCTGATCACGTTCACCGCTCCGTACTTCATTAATCCCGTTGCGTTGAACTGGGGACCAAGATATGGCTACATCTGGTTCCCTTCGTGCATCATTAGCGCTGTTTGGGTGTACTTCTACCTGCCTGAAGTTAAGGGACGAACCTTGGAAGAAATCGACGCTATGGTAAGTAACCCGAAGTCGATCCAGAAACAAGGCAAGATTACTCACCATTCTGTGTAGTTCAACGAGAAGCTGCCAGCCAGGAAGTTCCGAGGTTACAAAGTGCAGGAACCAGGTGTCGGAGAGACTGTTGGAAAGTTAAGCGTTGAGCTCAACGTCGTTGAAACTGAGAGAGTCTAGTAACAACCATGTGGTGGGCTAGTCTGTATTCGTCACAGTAGGTGGTATGCCTCTATTATCTCCTTAACGGGCGAAGAAGCTTTAAGGCTTTCCTCAAGCAGTTTCGAGCTAGTAAGGAAGAAAGTCGACCCTCATATCTTCAATCGTCTCCCAAGTGCGCGTCGAGTCATCGGGGTGTTGAAGCCAAACTCTTTCCAATAGCTCTAGTGTCTTGAACAGATGAGGAGTCTTCATCCATCTTCCAATGTCTACCAGCTCAAGCCTGATCTCATCTCGCGCAGACCCAATAGCATAAAGCCCGGCGGTGAACAAGGGTGAGACTAACAGTACTCTCGGAGAGAGTCCAGACTCACGAGACATTTTATGAGCACACTGAATGATTTGAGTAACGCAGAAGCGGACTTCGGTAGCGAAAGGGGACAAAGACCCCATGCTACAGTATAGGTGTAAGAGTGCCATATAGAGAAACCCAGCGTTGCTGAGTGCGTAGTTTTGGATATCATTTGCTGAGAGAAACGAGAGCAGATCTGATGCGATGATCATATTCTCGGCTTTGTCACGAGAAAGCCTTGCGTGGATCTGATGAACGAGATCCTCCGTTTCAATTTCGAGCTCAGCGGTGCGTACGTGCTTCTTTCCCAAGAGGGCTCCGACCTCTTTGAATAATGCAGGAAGATCAGACATGACGCCACCATAGATGTCGAGAAACGCTCCAGAATCGGTCTGGCCGTGGACAAGAAGCTGACCGCCGAGCAGCCCGGCCGGGCTCAAGGAAGCTAGTGCTTCCGCATTATGGAACCAACTATCCAGGAACCCCGTGTTCACAGGAATGTGAGGCCTGCTCTTCACTTGTTTGCCTGTTTGAGACGTCTGGAGGATAGCACGCGCACCATCAAGATGAATGCGCCATAATGATGTCCCACCATAAATCTGAGCCTGGCATAGTGTTCTCGTGGTAGCCAGCGCCACAGTTTGTGACGTGGTGTCAGCATCTTCCAACAATCTTCGAAGATGGTTGATGCTGGCCCAATGGAGACTGTCGATAAGTCGCTGCGAATTTCCGGGCAGCATACCGATGGCATCGAGATGAACAGAGGCGAACGCCATCACGGCGTAGAGTAAGCTAGGCTCTTGGAGCGACATCGGGACGAGGAATCGGCAGATCTCTGTTTTGGCATAGCTGCTTGGGACGGTAAGTCTCATCGTTTCGGAGAGGTAAAATTGGAATAGATATTTAGCCATGGGCGGAAGAAAGGATATCTGATGTTGCGGTCGTGTAATGGCCGCCTGTAAGGGGTGAAGGGGACCGGTCAGCTTATCTTGTGGGTGAACTCTTGATGAAACCTCCAGAATGCAATCGCTTTTCATGATCAAGGAGgcgttggtggtggtgacaCGTCGATCTAGTGTATCCGGAGTGTTTTCCGGTACATGGCTTTCTGTCGAGTGCTGTAGCCTTGTTTCATGGCTGGCATTTGACCGCGTCGCTGTGGTCCTCCGCGATGCCCCGCGCCTAGGCGACTGGGCATGGGTCGTGCTGTAGACAAAGCCATTGCCTGTCGAGGCGTTGTCTAAACCAGCATAAGTAAGTGCTCACCCGAGTCTCCAGTCTATTAAGCATACCTGTTCTTTTGATATCGTGAAGACACTTTCCGAAAGTGGATTTTGCGAATGCTCTTCCGCCCCAAC encodes:
- a CDS encoding fungal-specific transcription factor domain-containing protein, which gives rise to MIALVSETLKSLPKKTRSRAGCVRCRRRRQKCDESKPSCDRCVEAGSICKYEVTLSWGGRAFAKSTFGKCLHDIKRTDNASTGNGFVYSTTHAQSPRRGASRRTTATRSNASHETRLQHSTESHVPENTPDTLDRRVTTTNASLIMKSDCILEVSSRVHPQDKLTGPLHPLQAAITRPQHQISFLPPMAKYLFQFYLSETMRLTVPSSYAKTEICRFLVPMSLQEPSLLYAVMAFASVHLDAIGMLPGNSQRLIDSLHWASINHLRRLLEDADTTSQTVALATTRTLCQAQIYGGTSLWRIHLDGARAILQTSQTGKQVKSRPHIPVNTGFLDSWFHNAEALASLSPAGLLGGQLLVHGQTDSGAFLDIYGGVMSDLPALFKEVGALLGKKHVRTAELEIETEDLVHQIHARLSRDKAENMIIASDLLSFLSANDIQNYALSNAGFLYMALLHLYCSMGSLSPFATEVRFCVTQIIQCAHKMSHTRAIGKSLASTPR